The proteins below come from a single Tachysurus fulvidraco isolate hzauxx_2018 chromosome 26, HZAU_PFXX_2.0, whole genome shotgun sequence genomic window:
- the ggnbp2 gene encoding gametogenetin-binding protein 2, with protein MARLVAVCRDGEEDYRFLARQIPLYIDDSLTMVMEFPRTVLHFDSHQTSSSQIKPFIERHSMLKQQDLSMALMVMSREVFSALSQMVPCVGCRRSVERLFAQLTDSGYFALEPLTVGSAGVLSITRACLADPLKLYTLFYVHGSKLNDVIDSIPKSKKNKRCQLHSLDTHKPKPLGGSWMDVWELMSQECRDEVVLIDSACLLETLETYLRKHRFCTDCKNKVLRAYNILVGELDCSKEKGYSAALYEGLRCCPHERHIHVCCETDFIAHLLGRAEPEFAGGYERRERHAKTIDIAQEEVLTCLGIHLYERLHRIWQKLRAEEQTWQILFYLCIDALRKSFEMAVEKVQGISRLEQLCEELSEEERAKELKQEKKRQKRKNRRKNKCGFDVSEQETNGYKEKSLGEGLEDSESTGCKSCGNREEPGVGVEAIVPLESSTCSCPASTILDSPKSKNGLLSHSHGSDCGYSSSMEGSETSSREGSDVACTEGMCNHDETAEYACSHHCLEDKEEEDGVDSCVECWANCEEHAKGRNKKKKRKNRGSLNSNEHHGSQSDGCVSDSSQRGDPSISSGSENPHNPSASNPHNCQSKQTPCVKVCCGSLFTAVLQLPWAKQEIASGLNNQTPDAWTQGHCTTKSLMELLDEAEMSSDEENCLTQDEIQSFVEENKSFYSTRDQYRQHLKDRFTKYCHSNVCRGDWLPTTSVK; from the exons ATGGTGATGGAGTTTCCACGCACAGTATTGCACTTTGACAGTCATCAGACCAGCAGTTCACAAATTAAGCCGTTTATTGAG CGTCACAGCATGCTGAAGCAGCAGGACCTGAGTATGGCCCTGATGGTGATGTCCCGTGAGGTGTTCAGCGCACTCTCCCAGATGGTACCATGCGTGGGCTGCCGACGCAGCGTTGAACGACTCTTTGCTCAGCTCACAGACTCCGGCTACTTTGCCCTGGAGCCACTGACCGTGGGATCAGCTGGTGTACTATCCATCACCAGGGCTTGCCTTGCAGACCCCctcaaactctacacactcttcTATGTCCATGG GTCGAAGTTAAACGATGTGATCGATTCCATTCCCAAAAGCAAAAAGAACAAGCGCTGTCAATTGCACTctttagacacacacaagcccaaACCTTTGGG AGGGAGCTGGATGGATGTATGGGAGCTGATGTCTCAGGAGTGCCGGGACGAGGTGGTTCTGATCGACAGTGCTTGTTTACTGGAAACGCTGGAGACGTACTTGCGTAAACACAG GTTCTGTACAGACTGTAAAAACAAGGTGCTGAGGGCCTACAACATCCTTGTGGGTGAGTTGGACTGCAGTAAAGAGAAAGGCTACTCCGCTGCACTTTATGAGGGCCTGCGCTGCTGCCCACACGAGCGCCACATCCACGTCTGTTGTGAGACCGATTTCATCGCTCACCTGCTGGGCCGTGCTGAGCCAGAGTTCGCTGGGGGATACGA GCGCAGAGAAAGGCACGCTAAGACCATCGACATAGCACAGGAAGAAGTTTTGACGTGTCTGGGGATCCACCTGTATGAGCGACTACACCGGATCTGGCAAAAGCTACGGGCTGAGGAGCAAACGTGGCAGATACTCTTCTACCTCTGTATCGATGCATTACGCAAAAGCTTTGAG atgGCAGTAGAAAAGGTGCAGGGAATCAGCCGACTGGAACAACTCTGTGAGGAGCTGTCGGAAGAGGAGCGAGCGAAAGAGCtgaagcaagaaaaaaagagacagaaacgCAAGAACAGGCGCAAAAACAAGTGCGGCTTTGACGTGTCTGAGCAAGAGACCAACGGGTACAAAGAAAAGAGCTTGGGAGAG GGTTTAGAGGATTCCGAGAGCACTGGCTGTAAGTCATGTGGCAACAGAGAGGAGCCTGGTGTAGGTGTAGAGGCTATTGTTCCTCTTGAGAGCTCCACCTGCAGCTGTCCTGCCTCGACCATCTTAGACTCCCCCAAAAGCAAAAACG gtttgctATCTCATAGTCATGGCAGCGACTGTGGCTATTCTTCCAGCATGGAAGGCAGCGAGACGAGTTCCAGGGAAGGCTCAGACGTGGCCTGCACCGAGGGAATGTGTAACCATGATGAAACGG CTGAATACGCATGCAGTCACCACTGCTTAGAGgacaaggaggaggaggatggtgTGGACAGCTGTGTGGAGTGTTGGGCAAACTGTGAAGAGCACGCCAAAGGAaggaacaagaagaaaaaaaggaagaaccGGGGATCGCTAAATTCAAATGAACAT CATGGTTCCCAGTCAGATGGGTGTGTGTCAGACAGCAGCCAGAGAGGAGATCCAAGCATCTCATCTGGCTCAGAAAACCCCCACAATCCCTCTGCCTCAAACCCACACAACTGCCAGAGCAAACAGACGCCTTGtgtgaaggtgtgctgtggctCGCTCTTCACTGCTGTCCTGCAGCTGCCCTGGGCTAAGCAAGAGATCGCAAGTGGCCTGAACAATCAGACTCCAGATGCCTGGACACAAGGGCACTGTACAACCAAAAGTCTCATGGAGCTGCTG GATGAGGCAGAAATGTCATCGGATGAAGAGAACTGCCTGACACAAGATGAGATCCAGTCGTTCGTAGAGGAGAACAAGTCTTTCTACAGCACAAGAGACCAGTACAGACAGCACCTAAAGGACCGATTTACCAAATACTGCCACTCCAACGTGTGCAGAGGAGATTGGCTTCCTACGACTAGtgtcaaataa